Proteins from a single region of Polynucleobacter sp. KF022:
- the rpsI gene encoding 30S ribosomal protein S9, with product MAINYGNWNYGTGRRKSSVARVFIKSGKGDIIVNGKPIDAYFARETSRMIARQPLALTAHLTTFDIKVNVSGGGETGQAGAVRHGVTRALIDYDNALKPTLSKAGLVTRDAREVERKKVGLHGARRRKQFSKR from the coding sequence ATGGCTATTAATTACGGAAATTGGAATTACGGTACAGGTCGCCGCAAGAGTTCTGTTGCGCGCGTATTCATTAAATCTGGCAAAGGCGACATCATTGTTAATGGTAAGCCTATTGATGCTTATTTTGCTCGTGAAACATCACGCATGATCGCTCGTCAGCCTTTGGCTCTCACAGCCCACTTAACGACCTTTGATATCAAAGTAAACGTTTCTGGTGGCGGTGAAACTGGCCAAGCTGGTGCAGTTCGTCACGGCGTTACTCGTGCATTGATCGACTACGACAACGCTTTGAAGCCAACTCTGTCTAAAGCAGGTTTGGTAACTCGCGATGCTCGTGAAGTTGAGCGTAAAAAAGTTGGTCTGCACGGCGCGCGTCGTCGTAAGCAGTTCAGCAAGCGCTAA
- the pyrC gene encoding dihydroorotase, giving the protein MSNTSTQIQLIQPDDWHLHIRDGEVMKDVLADTARQFARAIIMPNLKPPVTTVDLAKAYQSRIESNLKSLGVSDFTPLMTLYLTDNTSADEVRKAKAAGIVGFKLYPAGATTNSDAGVSDLKHCHAALEAMQAVGMPLLVHGEVTSADIDIFDREAVFIDTVLEPLRKKFPDLKIVFEHITTKQAAHYVRDAVTGGKNTIAATITPQHLLMNRNAIFSGGIRPHNYCLPVLKREEHRVALLEVATSGNPRFFLGTDSAPHAKGAKEAACGCAGCYSAFNALGLYAEAFESVGKLDKLEGFASFFGPDFYSLPRNSKTITLAKQAQNIPAELPLGDDTIVPLRAGETIAWSLV; this is encoded by the coding sequence ATGTCTAATACTTCAACACAAATTCAATTGATTCAGCCAGATGATTGGCATTTGCATATTCGGGATGGTGAAGTCATGAAGGATGTGTTGGCGGATACTGCGCGTCAATTTGCTCGCGCCATCATCATGCCCAACTTGAAGCCACCGGTCACTACCGTGGATTTAGCAAAAGCGTATCAATCTCGTATTGAATCGAATTTAAAGTCTCTGGGAGTGAGTGATTTCACACCATTGATGACTTTGTACCTGACTGATAACACTTCTGCCGATGAGGTTCGTAAGGCCAAGGCTGCTGGTATTGTGGGATTCAAACTATACCCTGCGGGAGCAACTACCAATAGCGATGCTGGTGTCAGTGACCTTAAGCATTGTCATGCTGCTCTAGAGGCAATGCAGGCAGTTGGTATGCCACTACTAGTGCATGGTGAAGTCACCAGTGCTGACATTGACATCTTTGATCGGGAAGCGGTCTTCATCGATACAGTATTAGAGCCATTACGAAAAAAATTTCCTGATCTCAAGATTGTGTTTGAACACATCACCACCAAGCAAGCTGCTCACTATGTTCGTGATGCAGTCACTGGTGGAAAAAATACGATTGCTGCAACAATCACTCCACAGCATTTATTAATGAACCGCAATGCCATTTTCTCCGGCGGCATTCGTCCACACAATTATTGTTTGCCTGTGCTGAAGCGTGAAGAGCATCGCGTTGCTCTGCTCGAGGTCGCAACGAGTGGAAATCCCCGCTTCTTTTTGGGTACTGATAGTGCGCCACATGCGAAAGGTGCTAAAGAAGCTGCCTGTGGTTGTGCTGGTTGCTACAGTGCCTTTAATGCGTTGGGTTTATATGCCGAAGCTTTTGAAAGTGTCGGGAAGTTGGACAAGTTAGAAGGCTTTGCGAGTTTCTTTGGGCCCGATTTTTATTCTTTGCCGCGTAATAGCAAAACAATTACTTTGGCAAAGCAAGCCCAAAACATCCCTGCTGAATTGCCTTTAGGTGATGACACTATCGTGCCACTACGTGCTGGCGAAACGATTGCTTGGTCACTCGTTTAA
- the ruvB gene encoding Holliday junction branch migration DNA helicase RuvB, whose protein sequence is MAIHTDDLSSIPEDLPEGNDRIVSGSAGNAEAVFERALRPKQLDEYVGQTKARAQLEIFISATRARQEALDHVLLFGPPGLGKTTLAHIIARELGVNLRQTSGPVLDRPGDLAALLTNLEENDVLFIDEIHRLSPVVEEILYPALEDYSLDIMIGEGPAARSVKIDLKPFTLIGATTRAGMLTNPLRDRFGIVARLEFYTTEELTKIITRSASLLKADIDPEGSIEIAKRARGTPRIANRLLRRVRDYAEVKGTGTITKAMADAALKMLDVDPSGFDVMDRKLLEAILHKFDGGPVGIDNLAAAIGEERDTIEDVLEPYLIQQGYLQRTSRGRVATRQAYEHFGLTPPSGSASLDI, encoded by the coding sequence ATGGCAATTCATACAGACGACCTAAGCTCCATCCCTGAAGATTTACCGGAAGGCAATGACCGCATTGTGAGCGGCTCAGCCGGCAATGCTGAAGCCGTCTTTGAGAGAGCGCTACGCCCAAAACAACTCGATGAGTATGTTGGTCAAACTAAAGCGCGCGCCCAACTAGAGATTTTCATCAGCGCTACAAGAGCACGTCAAGAAGCTTTAGATCACGTTCTCCTATTTGGACCTCCCGGCCTTGGTAAAACCACATTGGCCCACATCATTGCCAGGGAACTTGGCGTTAACTTGCGCCAAACCAGCGGCCCCGTACTTGATAGGCCCGGTGATCTTGCTGCCCTGCTAACCAATCTAGAAGAAAACGATGTTCTCTTTATTGATGAGATTCATCGCCTCTCTCCAGTGGTGGAGGAAATTCTGTACCCAGCACTAGAAGATTACAGCCTTGACATCATGATTGGCGAAGGCCCTGCAGCACGCAGCGTAAAGATTGATCTCAAGCCATTCACATTGATTGGCGCAACTACTCGTGCCGGCATGCTGACCAATCCACTACGTGATCGCTTTGGTATTGTGGCAAGACTGGAGTTCTACACCACTGAAGAACTCACCAAAATCATTACGCGCTCTGCCAGCCTACTCAAAGCCGATATTGACCCAGAGGGATCAATTGAGATTGCGAAGCGCGCTAGAGGCACTCCACGTATCGCCAATCGCCTATTACGTCGCGTACGGGACTATGCTGAAGTCAAAGGCACCGGCACGATTACCAAAGCGATGGCCGATGCAGCGTTGAAGATGCTTGATGTTGATCCGAGCGGCTTTGACGTAATGGATAGAAAATTACTAGAAGCTATCTTGCACAAGTTTGATGGTGGCCCAGTCGGTATCGATAACCTTGCTGCCGCTATTGGCGAAGAACGCGACACGATTGAAGATGTTCTTGAGCCTTATTTGATACAGCAAGGCTACTTACAGAGAACCTCGCGTGGCCGAGTAGCCACTCGTCAGGCTTATGAGCACTTTGGACTCACGCCACCCAGTGGCAGTGCCAGCTTAGATATTTAA
- the tyrS gene encoding tyrosine--tRNA ligase — MTAKPEQKYPLTPEVYAALEVTKRGCDELLVEADWVQKLARSQATKTPLRIKLGLDPTAPDIHLGHTVVLNKLRQLQDLGHTVIFLIGDFTSMIGDPSGRNATRPPLTAEEIAVNAETYYRQASMVLDPAKTEVRYNSEWCDPLGARGMIQLAARYTVAQMLERDDFTKRYRSGVPISVHEFLYPLMQGYDSVALKSDLELGGTDQKFNLLVGRELQREYGQEPQCILTMPLLVGLDGVDKMSKSKGNYIGISEPAGEMFGKLLSISDELMWDYFTLLSFRPMAEIDLMKQEVAAGRNPKDCKVLLAQEIVARFHSQAAAEKALEDFNHRAKGGVPDDIPEVNLSGAPMQIANLLKAAGLAPSTSEANRNIEQNGVKIDGTTITDKQLKVEAGTYVVQVGKRKFAKVTLA, encoded by the coding sequence ATGACGGCCAAACCAGAACAAAAATATCCTTTGACTCCCGAAGTCTATGCGGCACTTGAAGTCACAAAGCGTGGCTGTGATGAGTTATTGGTTGAGGCAGATTGGGTGCAAAAACTGGCACGTAGTCAGGCTACCAAGACCCCGCTCAGAATCAAATTAGGTTTAGATCCAACGGCGCCTGATATTCACCTGGGGCATACGGTTGTTTTGAATAAATTGCGTCAATTACAAGATTTAGGTCATACCGTTATTTTCTTGATCGGTGACTTCACCAGCATGATTGGTGATCCATCTGGACGTAATGCTACTCGCCCACCATTAACTGCAGAAGAAATTGCGGTAAATGCCGAGACTTACTATCGTCAAGCGAGCATGGTGCTTGACCCTGCAAAAACTGAGGTGCGTTACAACAGTGAATGGTGTGACCCGTTAGGCGCCCGCGGCATGATTCAGTTAGCAGCGAGATATACCGTTGCGCAGATGTTAGAGCGCGATGACTTTACAAAGCGCTACCGTAGTGGCGTACCTATCTCTGTACATGAGTTCCTGTATCCATTGATGCAAGGCTACGACTCTGTTGCCTTGAAGAGCGACTTAGAGCTTGGTGGTACTGATCAGAAATTTAATCTCTTAGTTGGGCGCGAGCTCCAGCGTGAATATGGCCAAGAGCCACAATGTATTTTGACGATGCCACTCCTAGTTGGTTTGGATGGCGTGGATAAGATGAGCAAGTCCAAAGGGAATTACATTGGCATCAGCGAGCCGGCGGGAGAAATGTTTGGCAAGCTTTTGAGCATCTCCGATGAATTGATGTGGGATTACTTCACGTTGCTTTCTTTCCGCCCAATGGCTGAAATCGACTTGATGAAGCAAGAAGTTGCTGCTGGTCGAAATCCAAAAGATTGCAAAGTACTACTCGCACAAGAAATCGTGGCACGCTTTCATTCGCAAGCAGCTGCAGAAAAAGCATTAGAAGACTTTAATCACCGCGCTAAAGGCGGTGTACCTGATGACATTCCAGAAGTAAATCTTTCTGGGGCGCCAATGCAAATCGCTAATCTCTTGAAAGCTGCTGGTTTAGCCCCATCCACATCAGAGGCGAATCGCAATATCGAGCAAAACGGTGTGAAGATTGATGGCACAACAATTACTGATAAACAACTTAAAGTTGAAGCTGGAACTTACGTGGTGCAGGTTGGCAAACGGAAGTTTGCAAAAGTAACGCTAGCTTAA
- the argC gene encoding N-acetyl-gamma-glutamyl-phosphate reductase, with product MIKVGIVGGTGYTGVELLRLLAQHPEVKLTAITSRTEAGMPVAEMFPSLRGHVDLKFTTPDEAKLNECDVVFFATPHGVAMAQAKELLANNVKVLDLAADFRLKNVKEFAKWYGMEHGCPEILAEAVYGLPEINRDAIKKARVVGLAGCYPTSVQLGLAPLLSPKSTGGKHLIDGTHIISDSKSGTSGAGRKAEIGTLLSEASDNFKAYSVKGHRHLPEIEQGLKAIAGHDQIGLTFVPHLTPMIRGIHSTLYVRLTDAGKDIDYQKLYETFYKDEPFVDVMPASSHPETRSVRGSNGIRIAIHRPGGGDTLVILVVEDNLVKGASGQGVQCMNLMFGLPETTGLTQIAVSP from the coding sequence ATGATTAAAGTTGGCATCGTAGGTGGCACTGGTTATACCGGAGTGGAATTATTGCGTTTATTAGCGCAGCATCCCGAGGTAAAACTGACTGCAATTACTTCTCGTACAGAAGCGGGTATGCCTGTGGCTGAGATGTTCCCATCTTTACGTGGCCATGTTGATCTGAAATTCACAACACCTGATGAAGCTAAATTAAACGAATGTGATGTTGTGTTCTTTGCAACTCCGCATGGCGTTGCCATGGCGCAAGCAAAAGAATTACTTGCTAACAATGTCAAGGTTTTGGATCTTGCTGCAGACTTTCGTTTGAAGAACGTTAAAGAATTTGCCAAGTGGTACGGCATGGAGCATGGCTGCCCAGAAATTTTGGCTGAAGCCGTTTATGGTTTGCCAGAGATTAATCGTGATGCGATTAAAAAAGCCCGTGTCGTTGGTTTGGCTGGATGCTACCCAACATCTGTCCAGCTTGGTCTCGCGCCTTTGCTGTCACCAAAATCGACAGGTGGGAAACACTTGATCGATGGCACTCATATTATTTCTGATTCCAAGTCGGGCACCTCTGGCGCTGGGCGTAAAGCAGAGATCGGTACATTATTGTCTGAAGCTAGCGATAACTTCAAAGCATATAGCGTAAAAGGCCACCGTCATCTTCCAGAGATCGAGCAAGGCTTAAAAGCGATTGCTGGTCACGATCAAATTGGCCTGACCTTTGTGCCACATTTAACGCCGATGATTAGAGGTATTCATTCAACGCTATATGTGCGTTTGACTGATGCTGGTAAAGATATTGACTACCAAAAGCTGTATGAGACTTTCTATAAAGACGAGCCATTTGTTGATGTGATGCCTGCAAGCAGTCATCCAGAAACACGTTCAGTACGTGGCAGCAACGGCATTCGGATTGCAATCCACCGTCCAGGCGGTGGTGATACTTTGGTGATTTTGGTGGTCGAGGACAACTTGGTGAAGGGCGCTTCAGGTCAGGGCGTGCAATGCATGAACCTCATGTTTGGCTTGCCTGAGACTACGGGGCTCACCCAGATAGCTGTATCCCCGTAA
- the rplM gene encoding 50S ribosomal protein L13 yields the protein MKTFSAKSHEVVHEWFVIDATDKVLGRVASEVALRLRGKHKPEYTPHVDTGDFIVVINSSKLRVTGTKGLNKIYYRHSGYPGGISSTNFDKMQDRFPGRALEKAVKGMLPKGPLGYAMIKKLKVYGDANHPHAAQQPKALEI from the coding sequence ATGAAAACTTTTTCTGCAAAATCCCATGAGGTAGTGCATGAATGGTTCGTGATTGACGCTACGGACAAAGTCCTCGGTCGTGTCGCCAGTGAAGTGGCACTCCGTCTACGCGGCAAGCACAAGCCTGAATACACCCCACACGTTGATACTGGCGACTTTATTGTCGTTATCAATTCTTCTAAGCTCCGTGTCACAGGCACTAAAGGCTTGAACAAAATTTATTACCGTCACAGCGGATACCCAGGTGGTATTAGCTCGACTAACTTCGACAAGATGCAAGACCGTTTCCCAGGTCGCGCTTTGGAGAAGGCTGTGAAGGGTATGTTGCCAAAAGGCCCACTAGGCTATGCCATGATCAAGAAATTAAAAGTCTACGGCGACGCCAATCATCCGCATGCGGCTCAACAGCCAAAAGCGTTAGAGATTTAA
- the ruvA gene encoding Holliday junction branch migration protein RuvA, translated as MIGRIQGTLVSVHPPRLLVDCQGIGYEVDVPMSTLYQLPQTGQKITLLTHFQVREDAQQLFGFATETEREAFRQLIKISGVGSRTALAVLSGMSVNELAQAIALQEAGRLTQVPGIGKKTAERLCLELKGKLAPDLCITGGKPQVIEASSEVLQALLALGYSEKEALLALKQIPPETNVSDGIRMGLKYLSKA; from the coding sequence ATGATTGGTCGCATTCAAGGTACTCTCGTTTCAGTTCATCCTCCTCGCCTCTTGGTCGATTGCCAAGGCATTGGTTACGAGGTTGATGTACCCATGAGCACCCTGTATCAACTTCCTCAAACTGGTCAAAAAATTACGCTCCTTACGCACTTTCAAGTTCGTGAAGATGCGCAGCAACTTTTTGGCTTTGCTACCGAGACAGAGCGTGAGGCATTTAGGCAGCTGATTAAGATTAGCGGCGTTGGCTCCCGGACCGCACTGGCAGTTCTCTCTGGCATGAGTGTCAATGAGTTAGCCCAAGCAATTGCTCTTCAAGAAGCTGGACGCCTCACTCAAGTACCAGGCATTGGCAAGAAAACCGCTGAACGTCTTTGCCTGGAGCTCAAAGGTAAGTTAGCTCCTGATCTCTGTATTACAGGTGGCAAACCACAGGTGATTGAAGCTAGCAGCGAAGTCTTGCAAGCACTCTTGGCATTGGGCTACTCAGAAAAAGAAGCCCTTTTAGCTCTCAAGCAAATCCCGCCAGAGACAAATGTATCGGATGGTATCCGTATGGGCTTGAAGTATTTATCTAAAGCCTAA
- the erpA gene encoding iron-sulfur cluster insertion protein ErpA gives MTELATQTAQDLAEPPTPLVFTDSAAAKVADLIAEEGNPELKLRVFVQGGGCSGFQYGFTFDDAVNEDDTLFEKNGVTLLVDSMSFQYLVGAEIDYKEDINGSQFVIKNPNAQTTCGCGSSFSA, from the coding sequence ATGACCGAATTAGCTACGCAAACCGCACAAGATTTAGCTGAACCACCAACCCCTTTGGTGTTCACGGATAGCGCCGCTGCAAAAGTGGCTGACTTGATTGCAGAAGAAGGCAATCCAGAGTTGAAGCTCCGCGTATTCGTGCAAGGCGGTGGTTGCTCAGGCTTTCAGTACGGCTTCACATTTGATGATGCTGTGAATGAAGATGACACCCTCTTTGAAAAGAATGGCGTTACTTTGCTGGTGGATTCAATGAGCTTCCAATATTTAGTTGGCGCTGAGATTGACTACAAAGAAGATATCAACGGATCACAGTTTGTGATTAAGAATCCAAATGCACAAACAACTTGTGGCTGCGGATCTTCTTTCTCTGCTTAA
- a CDS encoding OsmC family protein: MDCRVSWLGNGGMAFSAETGSGHLVNMDGAPEAGGRNLAPRPMELLLAGAGGCSAFDVVLILQRARQAISGCEVNLKAERATEDPKVFTRINLHFTVKGKELDQAKVERAVKLSHEKYCSATTMLAKTAELTYSVEIVSE; encoded by the coding sequence ATGGATTGTCGAGTATCTTGGTTGGGTAATGGTGGCATGGCTTTTTCAGCTGAAACTGGCAGTGGCCACCTTGTCAACATGGATGGAGCCCCAGAAGCAGGTGGCAGAAACCTAGCTCCAAGGCCAATGGAGCTCCTTTTAGCTGGCGCGGGCGGCTGCTCTGCATTTGATGTGGTTTTAATCCTACAAAGGGCCCGTCAGGCCATTAGCGGCTGCGAAGTGAACCTCAAGGCAGAGCGCGCTACAGAAGACCCTAAAGTATTCACTAGGATCAATTTGCACTTTACGGTCAAAGGAAAAGAACTTGATCAGGCCAAAGTAGAACGTGCGGTCAAGCTATCACACGAGAAGTACTGTTCAGCCACCACCATGTTGGCCAAAACTGCAGAACTGACCTATAGCGTAGAAATCGTTTCAGAATAA
- the purH gene encoding bifunctional phosphoribosylaminoimidazolecarboxamide formyltransferase/IMP cyclohydrolase, which yields MIRTALLSVSDKNGIVPFAKSLHEQGIKLISTGGTAKLLAENNLPVVEVSSLTKFPEMLDGRVKTLHPMVHGGLLARRDFPEHMAALKEHGIDTIDMLVINLYPFNETVAKDSCSFEDAVENIDIGGPAMLRAAAKNHQDVTVLISPEDYAPVLAEMKANNNTVSYKTNLALAKKVFAHTAQYDGAIANYLSALGDDLDHKARSAYPETLHLAFEKVQEMRYGENPHQSAAFYKDIYPVDGALANYKQLQGKELSYNNIADADSAWECVKSFTGNAGGAAACVIIKHANPCGVAVGASALEAYQKAFKTDPSSAFGGIIAFNVPCDGAAAEAISKQFVEVLIAPSFSDEAKAIFATKQNVRLLEIPLGAAFNTFDFKRVGGGLLVQSPDAKNVLENEMRVVSKRLPTPSEMHDMMFAWRVAKFVKSNAIVYCANGMTLGIGAGQMSRVDSARMASIKAENAGLSLKGSAVASDAFFPFRDGLDIVVNGGASCAIQPGGSMRDDEIIAAANEHGIAMIFTGTRHFRH from the coding sequence TGGAGGTACTGCAAAGCTTCTGGCAGAAAATAATCTGCCTGTTGTTGAAGTTTCTTCCTTGACGAAATTCCCCGAGATGCTAGATGGTCGCGTAAAAACTTTGCACCCGATGGTGCATGGTGGTCTTCTGGCTCGCAGGGACTTCCCAGAGCACATGGCTGCCTTAAAAGAGCATGGAATCGACACTATCGATATGCTCGTCATCAACCTATATCCATTTAATGAGACGGTAGCTAAAGACAGCTGTTCATTCGAAGACGCGGTAGAAAATATTGATATCGGTGGCCCAGCAATGTTGCGCGCAGCAGCTAAGAACCATCAAGATGTGACTGTATTGATCTCTCCAGAAGATTACGCCCCTGTATTGGCAGAAATGAAGGCCAACAACAATACTGTTTCTTATAAGACAAATTTAGCTTTAGCCAAAAAAGTATTTGCACATACTGCTCAGTATGACGGCGCTATTGCCAATTACCTGTCTGCTTTGGGTGATGACTTGGATCACAAAGCGCGTTCTGCTTACCCAGAAACTTTGCATCTTGCTTTTGAAAAAGTGCAAGAGATGCGTTACGGTGAGAACCCACACCAATCTGCAGCCTTCTATAAAGACATTTACCCTGTTGATGGCGCGCTAGCTAATTACAAACAGTTACAAGGCAAAGAACTTTCCTACAACAACATTGCGGATGCTGACTCTGCCTGGGAATGCGTGAAGAGTTTTACCGGTAACGCCGGTGGCGCTGCCGCTTGCGTCATTATTAAACACGCCAATCCTTGTGGCGTAGCTGTTGGAGCTAGCGCTCTTGAAGCCTATCAAAAAGCATTTAAGACCGATCCAAGCTCAGCCTTTGGCGGTATCATTGCCTTTAACGTTCCTTGCGATGGTGCAGCAGCAGAAGCGATCTCCAAGCAATTTGTAGAGGTGTTGATTGCTCCTAGCTTTAGTGATGAGGCAAAGGCAATTTTTGCTACCAAACAAAATGTACGTCTTTTAGAGATCCCATTGGGCGCTGCATTTAATACCTTTGATTTCAAACGAGTGGGTGGTGGCTTGCTCGTGCAATCACCTGATGCCAAAAACGTTCTCGAAAATGAAATGCGTGTTGTTAGCAAACGTCTACCAACTCCAAGCGAAATGCATGACATGATGTTTGCATGGCGCGTTGCTAAATTTGTGAAGTCCAATGCCATCGTCTATTGCGCAAATGGCATGACTCTCGGTATTGGTGCAGGCCAAATGAGTCGTGTTGACTCAGCACGTATGGCCAGTATTAAAGCCGAGAACGCAGGCTTAAGCCTAAAAGGCTCTGCTGTAGCAAGCGATGCCTTTTTTCCGTTCCGTGATGGCTTGGATATCGTTGTTAACGGTGGCGCAAGCTGTGCGATTCAACCAGGTGGCAGCATGCGTGACGATGAAATCATTGCAGCCGCAAATGAACATGGTATTGCCATGATCTTTACTGGCACACGTCACTTCCGTCACTAA
- the ruvC gene encoding crossover junction endodeoxyribonuclease RuvC, with translation MRWIGIDPGLRTTGFGVIDVDGQKLTYVASGTIESGDPAKGLPERLGALYAGLKEVLETYRPESAAIEEVFLNVNPRSTLMLGQARGAVIAALVSEKLPVAEYSALRVKQAIVGTGRAAKPQVQEMVKRLLRLNRAPGTDASDALGVAICAAHHAQMPKAITAALIPKKRSK, from the coding sequence ATGCGCTGGATAGGAATCGACCCAGGTTTACGTACCACTGGTTTTGGTGTCATTGATGTTGATGGCCAAAAACTAACCTACGTAGCCTCCGGAACGATTGAAAGCGGTGATCCAGCCAAAGGCTTGCCTGAGCGCCTAGGAGCTCTCTATGCTGGCCTTAAAGAAGTGTTAGAGACCTATCGCCCAGAGTCAGCTGCAATTGAAGAAGTCTTTCTAAATGTGAATCCTCGTTCAACACTAATGCTAGGTCAAGCAAGGGGTGCCGTGATTGCCGCCCTCGTATCTGAAAAACTCCCGGTAGCTGAGTACAGTGCACTCCGAGTCAAGCAAGCCATTGTAGGCACTGGTCGTGCTGCTAAGCCACAAGTTCAAGAAATGGTGAAGCGTCTTTTGAGACTGAATCGCGCCCCAGGGACGGATGCTTCTGATGCATTAGGTGTTGCAATCTGCGCTGCCCATCACGCGCAAATGCCAAAGGCAATTACAGCGGCATTAATACCGAAGAAACGCAGCAAGTAA
- a CDS encoding anhydro-N-acetylmuramic acid kinase, whose protein sequence is MNKPQSLYIGLMSGTSLDGIDAVLAKIGPNGEACAQDAVSTHFSPELRKALFELQSPGPNELHREKQAGNALALAYAEAVEQLLKKANLLPSDITAIGAHGQTIRHQPHLGDMAYTHQTLNPALLAEKTGIDVIADFRSRDMAAGGYGAPLVPAFHAQQFSEDKNLAILNIGGIANLTLLPKIGQVTGFDCGPGNMLMDAWIQEHQGNTYDENGSWALQGKVNEALLVKMLADGFFKKAPPKSTGRDDFHLDWLQEKLSGENFLCEDVQATLLHLTAHSALESLASYAPQTQKLIVCGGGARNNALMNLLKVKALHFFKQPLEITTSDSAGIDPQLVEGLAFAWLAWAHKEKRPANLPAVTGAKGPRILGACYPA, encoded by the coding sequence ATGAACAAACCTCAATCCCTCTACATCGGCCTCATGTCTGGCACTAGCCTAGATGGGATAGATGCTGTGCTGGCCAAGATTGGGCCTAACGGTGAGGCATGCGCTCAAGATGCTGTAAGCACCCACTTTAGCCCCGAGCTCCGTAAAGCCCTATTTGAACTCCAGAGCCCCGGTCCTAATGAGCTCCATCGCGAGAAACAGGCAGGCAATGCCTTGGCCTTAGCTTATGCAGAAGCAGTGGAGCAACTGCTTAAAAAAGCGAATCTACTGCCATCAGATATCACTGCGATCGGCGCGCATGGCCAGACCATTCGCCACCAACCACATCTTGGTGATATGGCTTATACCCACCAAACGCTCAATCCTGCCCTCTTGGCAGAAAAAACAGGCATCGATGTCATTGCTGATTTTAGAAGCCGAGATATGGCCGCGGGTGGGTATGGCGCTCCTTTAGTCCCAGCGTTTCATGCGCAGCAATTTTCAGAAGATAAAAATTTAGCCATTCTCAATATTGGCGGTATTGCCAACCTCACGCTACTCCCTAAAATTGGGCAAGTGACTGGCTTTGATTGTGGCCCAGGCAATATGTTGATGGATGCGTGGATACAAGAGCACCAAGGTAATACATATGATGAGAATGGTAGCTGGGCATTGCAAGGAAAAGTCAACGAAGCGCTTCTCGTAAAAATGTTAGCAGATGGTTTCTTTAAAAAAGCTCCGCCCAAGAGCACTGGCAGAGACGACTTTCATCTGGATTGGTTGCAAGAAAAATTGAGTGGTGAAAATTTTCTTTGCGAAGATGTGCAGGCGACCCTGCTTCATTTAACAGCGCACTCTGCCCTAGAGTCTCTAGCTTCCTATGCCCCGCAAACCCAGAAACTAATTGTCTGTGGCGGTGGCGCCCGAAATAATGCTTTGATGAATTTACTGAAAGTTAAAGCGCTGCATTTCTTCAAACAACCCCTAGAAATTACAACGAGTGATTCTGCTGGGATTGATCCACAATTAGTTGAGGGCCTTGCCTTTGCATGGCTTGCGTGGGCACACAAAGAAAAACGGCCAGCAAATTTGCCAGCCGTTACGGGAGCGAAAGGTCCTAGAATTCTGGGCGCTTGCTACCCCGCTTAA